One region of Betaproteobacteria bacterium genomic DNA includes:
- a CDS encoding OmpA family protein — protein sequence MPQNNRHFRNIFILLGVLASGCSSTNDKTTVAAPPQPTSVPVAITAVPYQEAVRKAAQDLLANAKLPADQKFNLVIDPLVDGNSGMRTVATDAMEKSVIEIVQSNFKQLDVKPFNNEVVSKLPLIMVGTFTPINLQGKPDGERDAYRICFALADLRTGKIISKGLARSLPEGFDPTPLPFFRDMPVWSKDNAVDGYIKTCQGTKAGDPINSAYIDAVLAASTINEATEAYQQKRYKDSLALFESVLKNPAGNQARVYAGIYLDNQKLGHKPSAMKSFGHLVNMGLNADRLSIRFDFKPGATAFTTTQYPYNKWLSVIAAQAERQTSCLEVAGHTRKGSSEQLDDRLSLQRAEFVRQKLIAVKPALASRSSAQGYGSKRAIVGTKKGDDSDALDQRIDFKKTSC from the coding sequence ATGCCGCAAAATAATCGCCATTTTAGAAACATTTTCATTCTGCTAGGCGTGCTCGCTTCAGGATGCTCAAGCACCAATGACAAGACCACCGTGGCTGCACCTCCTCAGCCCACAAGCGTTCCTGTCGCAATCACGGCTGTTCCCTATCAAGAAGCGGTGCGCAAAGCAGCTCAAGACCTTCTTGCTAACGCAAAACTGCCAGCCGATCAAAAATTTAATCTCGTTATTGATCCGCTGGTCGATGGCAACTCGGGAATGCGCACCGTCGCCACCGATGCGATGGAAAAATCTGTGATCGAGATCGTGCAAAGCAACTTCAAACAGCTGGACGTAAAACCATTCAACAACGAAGTTGTGTCGAAATTACCTTTGATCATGGTTGGCACATTTACACCGATCAATCTCCAGGGCAAACCCGATGGCGAACGAGATGCCTACCGTATTTGCTTTGCGCTGGCGGACTTAAGGACAGGGAAGATTATCAGCAAGGGATTGGCTCGTTCTTTGCCAGAGGGTTTTGATCCAACTCCGTTGCCATTTTTCCGTGATATGCCGGTGTGGTCAAAAGACAACGCTGTAGATGGATATATCAAGACCTGCCAAGGCACCAAGGCCGGTGATCCGATCAATTCGGCCTACATTGATGCAGTACTTGCTGCGTCGACAATCAACGAAGCTACGGAAGCATATCAGCAGAAGCGGTATAAGGACTCACTTGCGCTATTTGAGTCGGTACTAAAAAATCCAGCCGGAAATCAAGCGCGGGTTTATGCCGGTATCTACTTGGATAACCAGAAGCTGGGGCACAAGCCTAGCGCCATGAAGTCATTTGGCCATCTGGTAAATATGGGGTTGAACGCAGATCGTTTGTCAATTCGCTTCGATTTTAAGCCAGGCGCAACAGCATTCACCACGACCCAATATCCATATAACAAATGGTTGAGCGTTATTGCCGCACAAGCTGAGCGCCAGACTTCCTGCCTAGAAGTAGCCGGTCACACTCGCAAAGGATCTTCCGAACAACTCGATGATCGACTCTCGCTGCAACGTGCGGAATTTGTCCGCCAGAAGCTGATTGCCGTAAAACCTGCCTTGGCATCACGCTCCTCCGCGCAAGGTTATGGTTCGAAACGAGCAATCGTCGGCACCAAGAAGGGCGATGACTCTGACGCATTGGACCAACGCATCGATTTCAAGAAAACCTCCTGCTGA